GGAGAGGTTCAACGTTGCAATGCCTCCTCCTACCAGCCTTCATAACATAGAAGCTGCCGTCAATGAGCGGTTCCATGAATCATTACATTTATGCTTTTGCTTCCCTGGGGTTCTCGTTTTGGAGTTTGTAGTGCTGGTGGTGAAGTCTGGCATCGGGACGTTCTTGCTGTTTGGAATTTGTATTTGAGGGCTCTCCAGAGTGATGGGGCTCTGCCCCGAGCTCTGGAGGGCTTTTCGTAGATGGGAGGCCCGTGCCCCTACCGCCCACACAAAACACTACAAAACAAAGCGGTAGGGAGAAACGGCTTCCATGAATTAACAGAGATTTAGCAACAGCCAGAGGCCCCTATGACGAAAGTAAATTTTGGACTCACGCCTTGGTTCAGGAGTTACTCTACCTCGATAAGCACCGGACACTCTCCTTTTCCCATGCTGTACACTCTACCCTCCCATTTTTTATTTCCATCAGTATAAACAACCTTTATCCATCCTCTCTCAAGCCCTTTCCGGTGTTCTGCCATGATGGCTGACCGAGTAATCTCAACTTCTTCACCATTTCCAGAAGATAATAGAATTATCAGAGTGTTATTTTCAAATTTTAGCTCTCTGAATCTGTATCCTCTTGGAATCCTGATCTTTGCAATCTCGGTCAAGTTGTAGGGACTAACGACATAGTGCATTCCCTTGATGTTATCCCCTTTGTCGAAACTCATGATGTAATCTCTGCAAGGTGGATACAAAGGGGTTCCATTAACATCGATCACAACGGTTGCGTTCTCAAGGTCGAGGTTGCAGAGAAAGCACCGAATTTTGAACTTTTCAAAGTGCCCTCTGAGGCTCTCAGAGCCCTTGAGGACGTGGAACTTCAGAGTTATTTGATCATCTTTTACGTAGTAGCCATCGGCCTCGAGTTCTCCAGGATAATAAATGGTCACATAAATCTTGGCCGTTTTCACTGCTCGGGAAAATACAAAAGCTCCGAAAAATAGTAAAAGGAGAAAGAAAACAGCTATTATTGAGCGCTTAACCATTGTATGCAACCTCCATATTTCCCAGCTCACGGAATATTCCGTCAATTTCACTGAAACCTGTGATTGTTGTCCCTTCCACTCCGCCGAAGTGAATTTCCACTATCCTTGTACTCGGAGTATAGTACGGCTTCACGAACACCGGTGCCCCACTATCTCCTCCTGTATGCTCCATTCCTATGACTTCGGAAGTATCTGTAATTAAAATGTTTCCTTCTAGCACTGAAACCTTATTTGTTTTCATAACATGGCCACAAGTTGTTTCTCTTGTTCCTATTCCAAATTTGCACACATATAGTCCAACTACACTTATTGTGGTTCCTTCAACTTCCAATCCAGAATAGATTTGCAGATCTATTCCTCTTCCAGAAACTTTTACTAACAAACGCATTGATGCCACCACATGGGTTCCCATAATATTGTGTACAATTCAAACTATTTAAGAATTTCTATATTACATGAGTAAAATCATTCAAAAAAAAGTAACTTGTAGCACTATCTCTAGAAATAGCTGATATTAGAGCAAAATAACTTTGGGAGTAATTTAAGGTGCTGGGAAGTTTACAATAATTAGGACAAGACGCCAGGTAGGAAGCCCTACTTAAATTACTCCCTTTTGACCGTGTATAACTTAACAAAACACACATACAACAGAGCTATTCCTGCATATGCCAACCCAGTCGCAAGGAGAGAAGCAGTTAAAATCGCTATCCCGTTTTCAATCCCCCATGCAAAAGCCAACTGCGACACTGGAATGACGAGTGTTGCCATGGCATCAAAGATTCCCCTTGTCGTCCCGAGGCTCTCTAAAGGGATAAACTTCTGCATAAGGCTGTCGAAGGAGACGTTTAACATCTCCCCGCCAAAGCCGAGCAAAAAGACCGCAGGTAGAAGTGCCGCAACTTTGGGAAGACCAACGAGGACGAGAGAAAAACTCTGAAGGAGCATGCCAGCTAGGAGTGGCCTTTTGATACCCAGTTTCCTTCTGTGGGCAAAGTAGGTTATTCCCAAAGCGGCTACTAAACTCCCCACCGTCGTCAGCGACTGAAGTAAGCCGTATATCACCTCTCCCTTTTCCAGGGCCCTAAGCGATGAGAAGACGAATATCCTGAAGGAGCCAAGGGCGAAGTTGAAGAGGAGCACAGAAGTAAGGATTCCAATTACGAGCTTTTTGTTTAGACCCATGGGCCTCTCTTCCACTACCTTGCTAGTCCTTTCACTCTTTACCTCAACGTTCAGATACGGAACCAGCGTGAGCGCTCCGAGAAGAAGGAATAGTGCATCAAGGAGCATGGCCTTTATCCCAAAACGATAGGCCAAGAAGCCGGCCAGCGGAAAAGCGAAGAGGGAAGTGGCATTTCCAGCAGTTGCGAGCTTTGCATTGAGCTTTTGAAGCTCAGATCCTTCAAAAGTCATGGAAGCTATTAGCGTAAAGCCGAAATATCTATGGAGAATGTCAAGGGCTGAGATCAGTGAAATTAAAAGGTAAAAGGCCCAAATATTTGAGGCGAATCTTATTATCATTAGAGCAAGGAAAGACTGAACGAACAATGCGAGAAAAGCAAGTCTAACTTTTTTCTCAGTCTTGTCAAGGAAGCTACCCATCAACGGAGGGAATACAACCCAAGGGAGCATTGAAGAGAATGAGTAACCGGCAACACTTAGGAGGGAGCTTGTTTGGTTAAGGAGATGCCAAGGTAGGGCTATGCTCTCTATTGCATCTCCGGTTACCCTGAGCACGGTTGTGAGAAGCAAAAGGGTATAGAGTTTAGATTTCATTGAAGTCACCCTTTACCTTGTTTCTTTTGCTTCCTGCTTCAGCATCGATATCGAAGATAGTTCAGCAATTAAAAATTTTCCATAGCTGGGAGAAAGAATAGCAAGCTTTAAGTAAATTCCATGAAGTTTGAATTTTTCTTTTGAAAGCCTCGCCCTTTAGGGTGGGATCTTTGGCAATCTCATGAATTTGAACATCTCTTATCGATTCTTCCTCCTTTTTAATTCCTCCTTGACCCTTATGAGTGTGTTTGCGTAAATTAAGATGAGTGTCACAACAAACAGTACGGAAGCCCATTACTATGAGGAGCATTATAAAGAATCCGAGAATCATGAAAAGCGCTGCTCTTGGAGTATTCCAGCTGGTATCTCCTTTTTTCATTAGGTAGGCATCTGTAATCGCAAGCAATAAAAGAACAACCAATACAGAGCGCCTTCTTCTTCTAATTTCCTCAGCTGATTTCTGAGTTAATCCAAATCCAAAAATCGCAAAAAGAAATAAATAGGGATAGGCACTCGAAGAATTTCTCCTCTTCATCAGAACGAAGTTCGAAGAGCTTCTAGCTCCCTCCCTTCACCAAATCTGACTTCTCTTTTCCTTTGCTTTCATTTTGATGGAGAGATATGTGAAAATTACTGCAAGAGCAAAGAGCAAGTAAACATTCCCTATGACATGAATAGTCGCTTCCATGAAGATAACACCAAAAATGACCAGTAGTTTGGTTCTAATATAAGGTCTTTCGGAAGAGGGTGTTAACTTATAAAGAACCGAGACAATAACCATTATGAGTAATGAGTTACTCCATGCAGAATACATTTCTTCTGGATGAGAAAGTTTGTACCATCCATCAAAAAACAAGAGAGAATAAATAAAAGAAAAACCGAGGAAGTCATTTAAACTTTCCCCTTTAATTGTCATGGCTAAACCTCCTCAATGCCTAATCTCTGGGAAGCTGAATATAGACATCTATCGGCTCCGTTGTCCATAGGCCTTCATGGCCAAGTAACTCCTTAATAGTTTTATCTACTGCAAAGGAAACCATACCTGAAGCAACTGTTCCGGCTAATGGATGCTTAACTAGTAATGTAGCTCCCATTCCTACTGCTGTGCC
The window above is part of the Pyrococcus sp. NA2 genome. Proteins encoded here:
- a CDS encoding MFS transporter; the encoded protein is MKSKLYTLLLLTTVLRVTGDAIESIALPWHLLNQTSSLLSVAGYSFSSMLPWVVFPPLMGSFLDKTEKKVRLAFLALFVQSFLALMIIRFASNIWAFYLLISLISALDILHRYFGFTLIASMTFEGSELQKLNAKLATAGNATSLFAFPLAGFLAYRFGIKAMLLDALFLLLGALTLVPYLNVEVKSERTSKVVEERPMGLNKKLVIGILTSVLLFNFALGSFRIFVFSSLRALEKGEVIYGLLQSLTTVGSLVAALGITYFAHRRKLGIKRPLLAGMLLQSFSLVLVGLPKVAALLPAVFLLGFGGEMLNVSFDSLMQKFIPLESLGTTRGIFDAMATLVIPVSQLAFAWGIENGIAILTASLLATGLAYAGIALLYVCFVKLYTVKRE